From the genome of Clostridium sp. BNL1100, one region includes:
- a CDS encoding phospholipid carrier-dependent glycosyltransferase, producing the protein MKTYFKNFSDFFSHVKMPGFATMMLSVIFLFLIGIGIWGFLRIRNIQKGNLIITEYGLLNNEKEKKPLIKLIKKDYIIMLVMTLLYAIPAIYNLGGFKIPETPWAPADINDGFIVDLGREVEVTKVMLYQGYNEEKYDGTKFNIKFFNSNGTYSASEALEKSGFFSWKVSTKEFKTSKIQIVADKAGAAINELAVFEKGSNKPFKVKSITPVDQIIKSTIKSPDGKPYKLSNLLDEQDRVDFYTLSSTNTYFDEVFYPRTALDFIYKVHPFERTHPPLGKYFVMIGMLIFGVNPFGWRIIGTLFGVAMIPLMYLFGYKIFKNRFLAFCTAFLMMFDFMHFVQTRISTIDVYVTFFVILMYYYIYDYFVKKSYKAGFKKSLMPLLLCGLIFGIGIATKWIAMYAAVGIFLILVIAKLDEIVYYMAYKKSGLSSDLFSKFWSKYFFKTALFCIIFFIIIPGIIYFASYTSIMQVPGNGIKEFFNNQSYMYSFHNDLHAKHSYSSQWFEWPIMTKPIWFYGSKSLAAEKLTSSIICMGNPLIWWISIPSLITGIIVAVKRKDKYMLVPIFGALFQYIPWMVVRRMAFIYHYFSVVPFLIIIIVYLIKVFMELGGNTKKIVYIYLGLTAIIFIMYFPILSGMIVPRWYASMLQLFPGWSFRY; encoded by the coding sequence TTGAAGACGTATTTTAAGAATTTTTCTGATTTTTTTTCACATGTTAAAATGCCCGGCTTTGCTACAATGATGTTGAGTGTAATCTTTTTATTTCTTATTGGTATAGGAATATGGGGTTTTTTAAGAATCCGCAATATTCAGAAAGGTAATCTGATAATTACCGAATACGGATTATTGAACAATGAAAAAGAAAAAAAGCCTTTGATTAAGCTTATTAAAAAAGATTATATTATTATGCTTGTTATGACTTTACTATATGCGATTCCGGCAATATACAATCTGGGAGGTTTTAAGATACCTGAAACACCATGGGCTCCCGCCGATATAAATGACGGGTTTATTGTAGACCTGGGAAGAGAAGTAGAAGTTACAAAAGTTATGCTTTATCAGGGATATAATGAAGAAAAATATGACGGTACCAAGTTTAATATCAAATTTTTTAATTCCAACGGTACATATTCTGCTTCTGAGGCTCTTGAAAAATCGGGCTTTTTTTCATGGAAGGTATCTACTAAGGAATTTAAGACAAGTAAAATTCAAATTGTTGCTGATAAAGCCGGTGCTGCAATAAACGAACTTGCTGTATTTGAGAAAGGTTCAAATAAGCCTTTTAAAGTTAAAAGCATAACACCTGTTGATCAAATAATAAAAAGCACTATAAAAAGTCCTGACGGAAAACCTTATAAGTTAAGTAATCTTCTTGATGAACAAGATAGAGTTGATTTTTATACTTTATCCTCCACCAACACCTATTTTGATGAAGTATTTTATCCAAGGACTGCTCTTGATTTCATTTATAAAGTCCATCCCTTTGAAAGAACACATCCACCTCTCGGCAAATATTTCGTTATGATTGGTATGCTTATTTTCGGAGTAAACCCATTTGGTTGGAGAATTATCGGTACATTATTCGGAGTAGCCATGATTCCTCTCATGTACCTGTTTGGTTATAAAATTTTCAAAAATAGATTTCTTGCGTTTTGCACAGCTTTTTTGATGATGTTTGATTTTATGCATTTTGTTCAGACTAGGATATCCACGATAGACGTCTACGTTACCTTCTTTGTTATTTTAATGTACTACTACATTTACGACTATTTTGTCAAAAAGTCATACAAAGCCGGCTTTAAGAAGTCCCTTATGCCACTTTTACTCTGCGGCCTGATATTCGGCATAGGTATTGCAACTAAATGGATAGCAATGTATGCTGCAGTGGGGATTTTCCTTATACTTGTTATTGCAAAGCTCGATGAGATTGTTTATTACATGGCATATAAAAAGAGCGGTCTTTCATCCGATTTATTCAGCAAATTCTGGAGTAAGTACTTTTTTAAAACTGCGTTATTTTGTATTATATTTTTCATTATAATACCTGGTATCATTTATTTTGCTTCTTATACGTCCATAATGCAGGTTCCGGGAAATGGTATCAAAGAGTTTTTTAATAATCAGTCTTATATGTATAGTTTCCACAATGATTTGCATGCTAAGCATAGTTATTCTTCACAGTGGTTTGAATGGCCCATAATGACCAAGCCTATATGGTTTTACGGTTCAAAATCACTTGCAGCCGAAAAATTAACTTCCAGTATTATTTGTATGGGAAATCCATTAATCTGGTGGATCAGCATACCATCACTAATTACAGGAATAATTGTTGCAGTTAAAAGAAAAGACAAATATATGCTTGTTCCTATTTTCGGTGCTTTATTTCAGTACATTCCTTGGATGGTAGTGCGTAGAATGGCCTTTATCTATCATTACTTTTCCGTTGTTCCTTTTCTTATAATTATAATTGTATACTTAATAAAAGTATTCATGGAGCTTGGTGGCAATACGAAAAAGATTGTATATATTTATCTGGGATTGACAGCCATAATATTTATTATGTATTTTCCAATTTTATCAGGTATGATTGTGCCCAGATGGTATGCAAGTATGCTACAATTGTTCCCGGGTTGGAGTTTCAGGTATTAA
- the dapF gene encoding diaminopimelate epimerase has translation MKFTKMQGLGNDYIYVDCTENIIADPSAVSKKVSDRHFGIGSDGLVLIMKSDIADFRMRMFNSDGSESEMCGNAIRCVGKYVFDNGLTDKRNLTIETLAGIKVLDLRIEDKKVVQVRVDMGEPILEPKKIPVDSDKDKFISESIEIDGNNYKVTAVSMGNPHAITYVDDTVDFPLYEVGPKMETHKLFPRKINAEFVQVIDTTTLRMRVWERGAGETLACGTGASAVLVASVLNGLSERAATIKLLGGELFIEWSEKDNHVYMTGPAEKVFEGEIEI, from the coding sequence ATGAAATTTACAAAAATGCAGGGGCTTGGAAACGACTATATATATGTAGATTGTACGGAAAATATAATTGCAGATCCATCAGCAGTTTCAAAAAAAGTAAGCGACAGACATTTTGGAATAGGATCAGACGGATTGGTACTTATAATGAAATCGGATATAGCTGACTTTAGAATGAGAATGTTTAATTCAGATGGTTCAGAATCTGAAATGTGTGGAAATGCTATACGCTGTGTTGGGAAATATGTGTTTGATAATGGACTGACAGACAAAAGGAACCTGACAATAGAAACCTTAGCGGGAATAAAGGTGCTTGACTTAAGGATTGAAGATAAAAAAGTAGTACAGGTAAGAGTAGATATGGGTGAACCTATTTTAGAGCCTAAAAAAATACCTGTTGACAGTGACAAGGATAAATTTATATCGGAGAGTATTGAAATTGACGGTAACAACTACAAGGTTACAGCCGTATCCATGGGTAATCCACATGCCATAACATATGTAGATGACACCGTAGACTTTCCTTTATACGAAGTCGGACCCAAGATGGAAACACATAAACTGTTTCCCAGAAAGATAAATGCTGAATTTGTTCAGGTCATAGACACAACTACACTGAGAATGAGAGTATGGGAAAGAGGAGCAGGTGAGACCCTTGCTTGTGGGACAGGTGCCAGTGCTGTACTTGTAGCTTCAGTACTAAATGGTTTATCTGAAAGAGCTGCCACTATAAAACTCCTTGGTGGAGAATTATTTATTGAATGGTCCGAAAAGGACAATCACGTTTATATGACAGGTCCTGCAGAAAAGGTATTTGAGGGAGAAATAGAAATCTAA
- a CDS encoding LL-diaminopimelate aminotransferase — MAIVNENHLKLPGNYLFAEIGKRVAAFKEQNPSADIIRLGIGDVTRPLPMACIDAMHKAVDDMSRIETFKGYPEYEGYDFLINKIVENDYKKRGITIGFDEIFVSDGAKSDTANIQELFGLNSRIAVTDPVYPVYVDSNVMAGRTGDYIDGKWTNVTYLPCTSENGFVPELPKEKADLIYLCLPNNPTGTTLTKEQLKVWVDYAAKNKSIILFDSAYEAFISEKDVPHSIYEIEGAKEVAIEFRSFSKTAGFTGTRCAYMVIPKELKAYTTDGSEIGLNRLWYRRQATKFNGVSYIVQRGAEAVYSEEGQKQVKETISYYLSNASIIKNGLESIGIKVFGGVNAPYIWMQTPNGMDSWAFFDKLLSEANIVGTPGVGFGPSGQGYFRLTAFGSRENTQAAVERFKTRLKV; from the coding sequence ATGGCAATAGTTAATGAAAATCATTTAAAACTACCCGGAAATTATTTATTTGCTGAGATAGGTAAAAGAGTTGCAGCATTTAAGGAACAAAACCCTAGTGCAGATATTATAAGGCTTGGTATCGGAGATGTAACCCGTCCGCTTCCTATGGCATGTATAGATGCAATGCATAAGGCTGTTGACGATATGTCCAGGATAGAAACCTTCAAAGGCTACCCTGAGTACGAGGGATACGATTTCCTCATAAATAAGATAGTTGAGAATGATTATAAAAAAAGAGGAATAACAATTGGATTTGATGAAATATTTGTAAGCGATGGTGCCAAAAGTGATACAGCAAATATCCAGGAACTGTTCGGTTTAAATTCAAGAATAGCAGTTACAGACCCTGTTTATCCGGTTTACGTTGACTCTAACGTTATGGCCGGAAGAACAGGAGACTATATTGACGGAAAATGGACTAACGTAACCTATCTGCCATGTACATCTGAAAACGGCTTTGTTCCGGAACTTCCAAAAGAAAAAGCAGATCTTATATATTTGTGTCTGCCAAACAATCCTACAGGAACTACACTTACAAAGGAACAGTTAAAAGTATGGGTTGATTATGCTGCAAAAAACAAGTCGATAATATTATTTGATTCTGCATATGAAGCTTTCATTAGCGAAAAGGATGTTCCTCATAGTATATACGAAATAGAAGGAGCAAAGGAAGTAGCTATAGAATTCAGAAGCTTTTCAAAGACTGCAGGATTTACAGGAACAAGATGTGCATATATGGTAATACCAAAGGAATTGAAAGCCTATACTACGGATGGCAGTGAAATCGGACTCAATAGACTTTGGTACAGAAGACAGGCAACAAAATTCAACGGAGTATCTTATATAGTTCAGCGAGGAGCAGAGGCTGTATATTCAGAAGAAGGGCAAAAGCAGGTAAAGGAAACAATATCATATTATTTATCAAATGCATCAATCATAAAAAATGGTTTAGAGAGCATTGGAATAAAGGTTTTTGGAGGAGTAAATGCACCGTATATCTGGATGCAAACTCCAAATGGTATGGATTCTTGGGCATTCTTCGATAAACTTTTAAGTGAGGCCAATATTGTAGGGACTCCCGGGGTAGGTTTTGGGCCTAGCGGACAGGGATATTTCAGACTTACTGCATTCGGAAGTAGGGAAAATACACAGGCTGCAGTAGAGAGATTTAAAACAAGGCTCAAGGTTTAA
- a CDS encoding uracil-DNA glycosylase — MLNWDQLNSTCVNCRNCDLAGTRTNIVIGRGNPSAPIMFIGEGPGEQEDMQGLPFVGPAGQLLDTLLEALKFKPDEYYIANVVKCRPPNNRVPNEDEAEKCLPYLRNQVSLIRPRIIVCLGSTAAKYVVARDIKITQIRGQWIERKKFWIMPTFHPAALLRDQSKKELLFKDIKEVKKKINLLESEKSGG, encoded by the coding sequence TTGTTGAACTGGGATCAGCTTAATTCTACATGCGTTAATTGTAGAAATTGTGACCTTGCCGGAACCAGAACAAATATAGTGATAGGAAGAGGAAATCCAAGTGCGCCAATAATGTTCATAGGCGAAGGGCCTGGAGAACAGGAGGATATGCAGGGATTGCCCTTTGTTGGCCCGGCGGGACAGCTTTTAGATACATTACTTGAAGCTTTGAAATTTAAACCTGATGAATACTATATTGCTAACGTAGTGAAATGCAGGCCGCCCAATAACAGGGTACCTAATGAAGATGAGGCAGAAAAATGTTTGCCCTATTTGAGAAATCAGGTATCCTTAATAAGACCGCGTATAATTGTATGCCTCGGAAGTACTGCGGCAAAATATGTAGTAGCCAGAGATATTAAAATAACACAAATACGCGGACAGTGGATAGAAAGAAAGAAATTTTGGATTATGCCGACATTTCATCCGGCTGCATTATTAAGAGATCAAAGTAAAAAGGAATTATTATTTAAAGATATAAAGGAAGTTAAAAAGAAAATAAACCTACTTGAAAGTGAAAAGTCCGGAGGCTAA
- a CDS encoding uracil-DNA glycosylase yields the protein MVKNTIQNSLKQLCCEYVQEFKDKEIVLGHGCVDSPVVIIGEAPGKDEVKQGKPFVGAAGKNLNEFIEVLEISRDDLYITNAIKYRLGRLNPKTERIVNRPATMKDIKENQIWLHKEIHLIKPQIIVTLGNVPLKAITSNFGISIGDMHGTLHECNLSGKEYKLFPLYHPASIIYNRSLKDVYQQDMIMLKQEVNKLDLNLSK from the coding sequence TTGGTTAAGAATACAATACAAAACAGCTTAAAACAATTATGCTGTGAATATGTACAAGAATTCAAAGATAAAGAAATAGTGCTGGGCCATGGTTGTGTTGACAGTCCTGTTGTTATAATCGGAGAAGCACCGGGCAAAGATGAAGTTAAACAAGGGAAGCCGTTTGTAGGTGCAGCAGGGAAAAACCTTAATGAATTTATAGAAGTATTAGAAATAAGCAGAGACGATTTATATATAACAAATGCAATAAAGTACAGACTTGGAAGATTAAATCCCAAAACCGAAAGAATAGTTAACAGGCCTGCGACAATGAAGGATATAAAGGAAAACCAGATATGGCTGCATAAAGAAATTCATTTAATAAAACCACAGATTATTGTTACCCTTGGCAATGTACCGCTTAAAGCTATAACGAGCAATTTTGGAATTTCAATCGGAGATATGCATGGAACATTGCATGAATGTAATCTGTCAGGAAAGGAATACAAGCTCTTTCCCCTATACCACCCTGCAAGCATTATATATAATAGATCACTTAAAGATGTCTATCAGCAGGACATGATTATGCTTAAACAAGAAGTTAATAAATTAGATTTAAACCTTAGTAAATAG